DNA sequence from the Oncorhynchus keta strain PuntledgeMale-10-30-2019 chromosome 1, Oket_V2, whole genome shotgun sequence genome:
TGTTTGGCAGCCTTCAGCTGGTTGGTCTTGGCCTGCATGTTCCTGCTATAAACAGCTCTGTGGTATGTAAGCCTGCCTGGCTGCTGTTAGGCTACTGCATCAGGGAAAACCCATGATGTAGGGGCTGAGGGGGGGCTCACTTTAGCCTggccggagggagggagagacaacactgcTGCCTGGGGCTGTGCCATCTGGTGGTCCTGCACTGTATGGGCCATGTGTGCCCTTGATGACGCCCAGTATCTGACAGTCAGTCAACACCCGACAATCCACTGCAGGAGATAGAAACATGATGATAAACAACATATCCTCCCACTGCATGCATAGATTAGCTCTGTGTCACCTTCAATAAATATGTTGTTAAATGTATTAACTTCCCTATTTGCAAAGTAACAGAAAATAATTACCACCTAGCTACACACTGTTTAATTTCCTCTgtaataaaacagtacatcacaaTTGGCTATCCAATTCATTCTAGAATATTCCCACTAAATGTAACATGTTTACTTATTAGGAACACAATATATGATCTACTATTATTATGAGACATTCACCAATCCCTGCAAAATAAtccaaataaataatgaaacgttaAGTGTGAAAAAGTAAGCATTGCCGCACACCACTTGGGCTAAAAATAAAGAAGTGCAAATGAATGCGCATACGAATTCCTCGCCTTTAATCTTGATTTACTGTGCCTGTGTTTGTTGCAAATCCGGCCAATCTTGAACAATCTTCAGCAATGTTTCACATTCAGTGTTCAACTCCGTCGTCTTCCGAGATCCGTCGCCACATTTCTCTCTCCGTTTGGTGTCGTTGGGTCAATATCTGTGGTCAACACATCAGTCAACTTGTCCGTCTATCTCAGCGTTTACGATTTTTTCCAAGGTGATTGAAAACGACAGCTGCCAAACTGCGACAAGGAAGGTGATGGCCTATTTTTATCCCAAAATTATTGGAGTTTGCTCGCGCACGAGATTATTGTCTTTCAAGGGTTTATCAGTTTGAGGGCACGTACAATTGTTTTGGACTACAAGTCCCATATATATTTTCAAACCGAACATTGGACTCCACGCGATATCACGCGAGGAAGACACAGCACTCAGTTTTTTTTGACACAGCGATCAgtacttgttgttgttgttgttttcggGAAAATGGCGTCCAACGTAGAGGCCCCGGAGTCGTGGTACCTCGCTCTCCTTGGCTTTGCAGAACATTTCCGCACCTCAAGTCCACCCAAAATTCGTCTGTGTGTGCATTGTCTTCAAGCGGTTTTTCAGTTTAAACCCCCGCAAAGGGTGGAGGCCAGAACTCACCTTCAACTCGGCTCGGTGCTCTATCATCATACGAAGAACAGCGAGCTGGCGCGGAGCCACTTGGAGAAAGCGGTGAGGGAGAGTTTAGGAAAGCTCGATGATGGAACCAGAGATGCGTTAGTCGAGGCCTTGAATAGTGAAATGGGAACAGTAATAAGTTCGATAACTAGCGTTAGAGCCTGGCTTTCTGGTATcagtcataagtatttggactCAGAAGATAATTTGCTAGCATGATAGCCTAGCCGGTAGGCCTGCGCATCTTTCACACGTTCAATGTGTTAGAAGTTGCTACTACTGTTGCTTGCTTTGACTGCATGCAACATTGTACTGTATTTTGTCTCTAACATCTCCTCTTTTCAATTTTTCAGTGGTTAATATCACAACAAGTATCCTTTTCAATGCTATGGTTTCAACGCCAACACTACATTAACTAGCATTACAATGTCGTGCAATTCTGCAGAACATTTCTCAGTTCTGTGTTTGCTGTTCCATCTGGTACATTATTTCTCGATAGTAAAATTCTGTATTAAATGTCAATTAATGGGTTTCCTTAACAGAATATCTCAGATCCCACAATTTGAAGATGTTAAATTTGAAGCAGCAAGTCTTTTGTCCGAACTCTATTGTCAGCAGGTACCGGTAAATAAAGCTAAAATACATTTCCTGCTTTTGCAATATCTGGAGACCCATTTTGACAAACATGTTTTCATTCAAGTGTAAGGTCGAGTAGTTTTGATTCTGTATTTGTTGTTTTCAGAATCTGGTGGATTCTGCAAAGCCTTTACTGCGAAAGGCAATCCAGATCTCACAGCAAACTCCCTATTGGCACTGTCGCCTGCTGTTTCAACTAGCGGTATGTTGTACTGTCAGATGTACTGTAAATACTGACTGAATTTACTTGTCTCTTTTGGATGCTTGATTGTAAAGCCTTTACATTGCAGTGCATTGAATGCGTCTTATTTTTTCCTTTTATCAGCAACTGCACACTCTGGAGAAAGACCTTGTGTCTGCCTGTGACCTCCTAGGGGTCGGTGCTGAGTATGCCAGAGTGGTGGGCTCGGAATACACCAGGTACTGTAACCTCGCTGTGCTGAACTATTAACTTTTTCTGTCCACATTTAATCATCCATAaaacaagatacagtagatgttaTGTTAAACATGCCCTACAGTGAACTTAATGAAAACATTTTTATAACGGTTGGCTGAGTATGCAATATGTGTTTCTCAGGGCGCTGTTCCTCCTGAGTAAAGGAATGGTAAGTCTCAAATTCTTTTATGAAAATGCAGAATTTTGTATCTGTCATGTGTTTTTTAGTAAGTATTAACAGATATCTTAAGTATGCAATGCACTCATAGCATGGGTATAAACTAATATTTTGCACTAGAGAATCcataccataatgttctgtttatCCTTTGTATCAGCTCCTACTGATGGAGAGGAAGCTGGGGGAGGTGCACCCTCTGCTCACGCTGTGCGGGACGATCGTGGAGAACTGGCAGGGAAACCCCATCCAGAAAGAGTCTCTCAGGGTATTTTTCCTGGTGCTGCAGGTCACACATTATCTGGATGCCGGACAGGTAAAGACGCCTGTCAGGCTGGATCAAAACCACAGATGCACTAACTGTGGTCCACAAGGGCAATAACACCCAACATTGTAGTCATGCACCCCTGGACAAGATGGCCTATATGCTTTCCCACTCACTTGTAGTGTAGTTGAAACAGCTTCACTGGTATTGACCACCTCCATGTTATGTTGCAGGTGAAGAGTGTGAAGCCCTGTCTTAAGCAACTGCAGCAGTGCATCCAAACCATCTCTACACTCCATGATGATGAGATCCTGCCCAGTAACCCTGCTGACCTCTTCCACTGGCTGCCCAAGGAACACATGTGTGTTCTCGTCTACCTGGTGAGCCCCATATTTTCCCTTCTCATCTGATACCTGAGGACTGATCCCCCACAGACACTGGTGCAGATCTGAAAGGATTGGATAGGTAAAAGCAACATGTTATATGGTAAAAACCTTGTTCTCTATATGTTCCAGGTGACTGTCATGCACTCCATGCAAGCAGGGTATTTGGAGAAGGCACAGAAATACACAGACAAAGCACTCATGCAGCTTGAGAAACTAAAAAGTAAGTGATTTGAAGCCCTCATGCATCTCCTCTTTTCTGTACCACTATCAAAATCATCTGTTTAACACCCACTGTTGTCTAAAATGTCCCACCCCTTTTATTTCAGTGCTGGACAGCAGTCCCATCCTTTCAACGTTCCAGGTCATTCTGCTGGAGCACATCATCATGTGTCGGCTAGTCACTGGTCACAAGGCTACTGCATTACAAGAGGTAATGTAGAAGCATCCATGGACCAATCTTATTTCTGTTTTACTCATTCACTCTGAACATAAACACTGCGAAGTTACAGTGGAATGTTTAGAAGTTCAATCAAAGTAGCTACTGGAATATATGATGGGCAATTTCATGCCCATTGACAGTTGAGATGATGActttctctctccatatcccaGATCTCCCAGGTCTGCCAACTGTGCCAACAGTCCCCCAGGTTATTCACCAATCACGCTGCCCAACTCCACACTCTACTAGTAAGTATTTGAAACCTTCACCCAGAATACATACCCTCAATTCACTATCTTGAATAACAGTTTACCACCCACTTCTCTAACTGGAACTCTAAAACTCCCTTTTAACTTTATGTGCTGTTCCATTTTTCAGGGCCTGTATTGCATATCTGTCAACTGTATGGACAACGCAGAGGCACAGTTCACCGCCGCTTTGCGGGTAAGTGACGTAAGTCGTAACGCTAAGCTTATTATACGGGTTCTCTCTGCATGCGTTCAATATGTATTACATTGTCACGTTTTGGATAGTAAGTTCATCTGTAGGTGTTTCCTTTCCAGCTAACCACACACCAGGAACTGTGGGCGTTCATTGTGACAAACCTGGCCAGTGTCTACATCAGGGAAGGAAACAGACACCAGGAGgttagtagacacacacacactactcattTTTACTCAAAATAAAGTATTGTTAACTGTATTAACTTTGTTTTCTTTTAAAGCTATACAGTCTCCTTGAGAGGATAAATCCTGATCACAACTTTCCTGTGAGGTGTGTTAATAAGTATTGCATAACACAAGAGATTTTAATGGTTGCTCAATTTTGCTTTGTAATCCAAACACATTCTCAGAGCCAAATCCTTTTTTTTTTAAGGCTAAGAATGCAGCCCGTTGCTGAGCTGGTGTATTTGACTACAAGCTGACGGGCTTGTTTGTTTGGTTGTGTTGCAGCTCTCACTGTCTCCGCGCTGCAGCTTTCTACATCCGAGGACTCCTGTCCTTCTTCCAAGGACGCTACAACGAGGCCAAGTGAGTCTCCCCCACCTCCACTTTTACGGAGTTGCTGAGAAGTGTCCCATAAGTCCTCAAATTTTCTGTGGGAATTGGAAAATACATAATTTCATAATGATACTATAATTACAGACGGTTCCTTAGAGAAACTCTGAAGATGTCCAATGCGGAGGACCTGAATAGACTGACAGCCTGCTCACTGGTTCTGCTAGGCCATATATTCTATGTACTGGGAAACCACAGGGTAAGATCACTACCCAATGGTCACAAATTGATATTTTTCAAGGAACATCTACCCTGCCCCTTTACAAAAATGATGTATGGGTCCATAGCTTACTGTATAGTGTATGTGTGCAGAAAAAAATTATttgtgtatgtacagttgaaggcggaagtttacatacacttaggttggagtcattaacttgtttttcaaccactccacaaatttcttgttaacaaactatagttttggcacgtCAGTTAGGACAGCTACTTTGTGCATGTAATTTTTCAAaaaattgtttagacagattatttcacttataattcactgtatcacaattccagtgggtcagaagtttacatacactaagttgactgcctttaaacagcttggaaaattccagaaaattatgtaatggctttagaagcatctgataggctaattgacatcatttgagtcaattcgaggtgtatctgtggatgtatttcaaggtctcccttcaaacgcagtgcctctttgcttgacatcatgggaaaatctaaataaatcagtcaagacctcagaaaacaaactgtagacctctacaagtctggttcagtctttggagcaatttctaaatgcttgatggtaccacgttcatctgtacaaacaatagtacgcaagtataaacacccaTGGGACCACATAGCcgtcatgccgctcaggaaggagacgtgttctgtctcctagagatgaacgtactttggtgcgaaaagtgcaaatcaatcccagaacaacagcaaatgaccttgtgaagatgccggaggaaacaggtacaaaagtatctacagtcaaatgagtcctatatcgacataacctgaaggccgctcagcaaggaagaagccactgctccaaaactgacataaaaaagccagattacggtttgcaactgcacatggggacaaagattgtactttttggagaagtgtcctctggtctgatgaaacaaaaatagaactgtttggccataatgaccatcgttatgtttggaggaaaaaggggagccttgcaagctgaagaacaccattccaaccgtgaagcatgggggtggtatAGCATTATGTTAgtggggtgttttgctgcaggagggactggtgcacttcacaaaataatggCATtgtgaggaaggaaaatgatgtggatatattgaagcaacatctcaaaacatcagcaaggaagttaaagcttggtcgcatggacaatggacaatgacctcaagcatacttccaaagttgtggcaaaatggcttaaggacaataaagtcgaggtagtggagtggccatcacaaagccctgacctcaatcctatagaaaattgtaggcagaactgaaaaagcgtgtgccaTCGAGGAGGGCTAcaaccctgactcagttacatcagctctgtcaggaggaatgggccaaaagtcaCCCAAATTgttgtgggacgcttgtggaaggctacctgaaacgtttgacccaagttaagcaatttaaaggcaatgctaccaaatactaattgagtgtatgtaaacttctgacccactgggaatgtgatgaaagaaatataaaagctgaactaaatcattctctctactattattctgacatttcacattctgaaaataaagtggtgatcctaaagacagggaattgttactaggattaaatgtcaggaattgtgaaaaacggagtttaaatgtacttgacgaaggtgtaggtaaacttctgactcaaaatatgttgttgtttttctccaGGAGAGCAACAACATGGTGGTTCCAGCGATGCAGCTGGCCAGCAAGATCCCTGACATGTCTGTCCAGCTGTGGTCCTCTGCCCTTTTAAAAGGTACGTCCCTGTGCATTTCTTTTGTCTTTGGATTGAGCTTCAATGCTCCCTACTAAGCTTAAAGTATTTGATGTAGGTTTCCTTGACCACACTGTTTTTGTCTTGTCCCTGTAGATCTGAACAAGGCCCTGGGAAACACCATAGATGCCCATGAAGCTGCTCAGATGCACCAGAACTTCTCCCAGCAGCTTCTCCAGGACCACATCGCTGCCTGCAGCCTCCCCGAACACAACCTAATCAGCGTACATATCAATTTATCTTTAACTTTTTCATCTTGAATTATTACTGCCGTAAAAGTTTTGTATTGTAAATAGATAATATAGGTTGTTTAGCTGTGTttctgttgtctgtctggctcAGATGGGTAATTAACAATACTAATCTCCTCTGTGACAGTGGACGGACGGCCCACCACCTGGGCAGTTTCAAGCCCAGAACGGCCCAACAACCAGCCTGGCCAGCCTGCTATGAACACATGGCTCCGTCATACACATGCatacgagagagcgagagcaaacTGATAACACACAAGGGCTACCATTCTTCTAGCCTCAAAGATGTCTATACTTCAACTATCGTTTCTTTACGTCTTTTGAAAATTAGAGGGGTACTGGGAAAACATAGTAGCAGTTATTCAATTAATTTATTAATGTTGATATTTTTGTAACTTTAGCAAAATATTTGACCGCTTTTCTTTGTATGAATGCCATTTTTCCTATGCATGGAAGTTACTGATGTTGATTAATTCTTCAACTGTTGCTAATCATTTGCTGAGGATTTTCACAGCCAGTCATTGTATTCTTGCACCGCATCCACGTGAATTAGTGTAGTAGGTACACTTGGCATTACTTCTCATGGATTGAACCAGCAACATGTTTTGTTTCATGTTAAGTTTGGACTTGAATGTTAAATTGGTAGTGTTGAGATAAAGGGTTTGAATATCTTCCTGAAAGAGTGCATGCGAGAATAGTGAAGGAGTTGGAATGTTCATTGGTGCAGTTACTTAATGGACCAGCAGGTGTCCCTTTTGAGCTGTGATTTGATCAACCTGCTTTGAGAGAGGAATATTTGTTGTAACATTTGGCATGTCATAGATCACCGATTTGCCCATTTTTAAAGATGCATCACAAACACAACTATTATTGGATATACATATGAATTCTAGTTCATTTATTGAGTTCCATAGATCATGAAGATGGACATTTTTTGAACATACAAGAAACTTTTGGATAAAGAGAAATCAGTGTATTACTTTTTGTTATGCTATAATTTGTCTAGTTAAAGGTTTTCTTTACAATACATTGTATACATATACCACATGGGAAACCTTTATTGTACAGTGACATTTTATAAAGTAAATGTAGTCAAGTGTGTAATGTATTTTAACTACCAGTATCACATGTAGAAATCCAACTCAATGCTTGCTATTTAAGTCAATCTATGGACATGTCAGAAGCTTGAGTATTTGCCATATTCTATCCAATGCCTATGTTTTTATTGATTATATTGTTTTTCAATATTTTTGGGGACAAAGTCTGAATAAATGTGGTATTTGCAACCGTTTTGTGTTgtttcaaaaaataaaaaaagtatttgtcacatgccgaatacaacaggtgtagtagaccttacagtgagatgcttacttacaagcccttaaccaacaatgcagttttaagaaaaatacctaaagaAAGAAAAGTTACAAAtatttaaagagcagcagtaaaataacaatagcgaagctatatacaggatgtaccggtacagagtcaatgtgtggaggcaccggttagtcaaggtaattgaggtaatatgtacatgtaggtagagttattaaagtggctatgcatagataataacagagtagcagcagcatatgggGGGgcagtgcaaatagtctgggtagccatttgattagatgtccaggagtcttatggcttgggggttagatgctgtttagaagcctcttggacctagacttggcgctccagtaccgcttgctgtgtggtagcaatGGGAacacagtctatgactagggtagctggagtcagacaatttttaaggcctttctctgacaccgcctggtacagaggtTCTGGATgggaggaagcttggccccagtgatgtactgggccgtatgcactaccctctgtttgTCCGTGGCAGATTTGATCATCTTCAATTTATCATGACTTTTCCCACGAACATGTAGTGAAATGCATGCATATGATTTCATACCATGATACCTATTTATGAAAGACATGTCAACATAAGTCATAGGTGAGTGCAATTCACCCCCTGAATGAATTAATTGTAAATTATTGACCCCAAtgccctgtaaaacaacacatttcactgcacctactGTATGCGACAATCTTTAACTTCATGCATAATGGTCAGTTGTGCTGTGTGTGCAGTGCACCAAGACTAAAGTCAAATGGGAGCAATGTAATAGTATGATTAAACAGGCCTAAGAAATGTACAGAAAAACTGATGCTTCTTTTGCACCATTTGAAATTTGCGCCGTTTGTGGCCAAGACCTTTCAAGTTTCAAGtctcaagttttaatgtcacatgcaaaagtacagtgaaatgcttttctTCTTGCAAGCTCTAATCAATAACAATATAATACTAAAAATAACATAagagaaaacaaaaacacacaagaaatagAAATAATAAGAACAAAAGAAAGTAAGTAGGCTATATTCAGGGTCAGTCAGTTCCTTATTTACAATGTGCAGTCTACTGGAGTGCAGTTTACTGGAGTGCAGACTACTGGAGTGGAGGCTACTGGAGTGCAGTCTACTGGAGTGCAGGCTACTGGAGTGCAGTCTACTGGAGTGCAGGCTACTGGAGTGCAGGCTACTGGAGTGCAGGCTACTGGAGTGCAGTCTACTGGAGTGCAGGCTACTGGAGTGCAGGCTACTGGAGTGCAGGCTACTGGAGTGCAGTCTACTGGAGTGCAGGCTACTGGAGTGCAGTCTACTGGAGTGCAGGCTACTGGAGTGCAGGCTACTGGAGTGCAGGCTACTGGAGTGCAGTCTACTGGAGTGCAGGCTACTGGAGTGCAGTCTACTGGAGTGCAGGCTACTGGAGTGCAGGCTACTTGAATGCAGTCTACTGGAGTGCAGGCTACTGGAGTGCAGGCTACTTGAGTGCAGGCTACTGGAGTGCAGGCTACTTGAATGCAGGCTACTGGAGTGCAGGCTACTTGAATGCAGGCTACTGGAGTGCAGGCTACTTGAATGCAGGCTACTGGAGTGCAGGCTACTGGAGTGCAGGCTACTGGAGTGCAGGCTACTGGAGTGCAGGCTACTTGAATGCAGGCTACTGGAGTGCAGGCTACTTGAGTGCAGGCTACTGGAGTGCAGGCTACTTGAATGCAGGCTACTGGAGTGCAGGCTACTGGAGTGCAGGCTACTTGAGTGCAGGCTACTGGAGTGCAGGCTACTTGAGTGCAGGCTACTGGAGTGCAGGCTACTTGAATGCAGGCTACTGGAGTGCAGGCTACTTGAATGCAGGCTACTGGAGTGCAGGCTACTTGAATGCAGGCTACTGGAGTGCAGGCTACTTGAATGCAGGCTACTGGAGTGCAGGCTACTTGAATGCAGGCTACTGGAGTGCAGGCTACTTGAATGCAGGCTACTGGAGTGCAGGCTACTTGAATGCAGGCTACTGGAGTGCAGGCTACTTGAATGCAGGCTACTGGAGTGCAGGCTACTTGAATGCAGGCTACTTGAGTGCAGGCTACTGGAGTGCAGGCTACTTGAATGCAGGCTACTGGAGTGCAGGCTACTTGAATGCAGGCTACTGGAGTGCAGGCTACTTGAATGCAGGCTACTGGAGTGCAGGCTACTTGAGTGATACGTTTTTTTACTGCCGTTTTTTTACTGCCGTttaatttagtaaatacttttcactgtaaggtgttgtattcggcgcatgtgaagaacgacatttgatttgatgtatatTGGTATGGATTAATTATCTGTACAACTAACAGTATTTATTAAAGTATGATCTGAATTCAATGCACTTTAAAACAGTCCAGTAACAGGTTTGCAAtgtagtaggtgtttagtaggacAGAGAAATATTGTTTCAGTGATACACCCATTCTGTATTATAACTTAGATTTATACTTTGATTCATCTCCAGATGTGCAACAGGACTTTAGCTCCAGTGATTCATGTTTTTAATGTACTGCTATTTCTGTTGGTATTTGTGTGTATCCTTCGAAAGCAACACATGTATCTCCTTGTGCAATTGAAGCCATTTCAGAAGATGATATGTATGTTTTGGATGATTTTCCACCATTCCATGTAAAGTGTTCCTGAGATTTCAGAGTATTCAAATATGCAACTCTGAGCTGTTCtcgtctattgatgttctgtattatgccatgtttgtgttttgtgtggaccccagcaAGAGTAGCTGCTCCTTCAGgatcagctaatggggatcctaataaaatactcaAATGCTAATACTATCATCTCACCAGTTATTTCCTACCATAAAAAAAAGATGTACTGTGTCTGTACAAATAGGTCTATCTTGAAATCATTGCTCCTTCATTGCAGAGCCATGTCAgggcagagagtcaaaggaggtGGTGGCGGACCATCCtgcctctcaaatcaaatcacatttgatttgtcacatgcttcctaaacaacaggtgtagaccaacagtgaaatgcttactcaggggcccttcccaacaatacagagacAAACAAAATAGAGAAATAACAGAAAAGTAAAGCACCTCATAATAAAAGTACTAATAAATACACAaggagtaatgataacttggttatatacaggggtaccattaccgagttgatgtgcaggggtacaagttcATTGTGgcagatatgtacagtacatttaaCTACGAACAATAATACATAGTAGCAGCCTATGTGACTTCAaaaaagttagtgcaaaaagggtctatacagatagtctgggtagctatttggttaactatttaactaactatgtagcagtcttatggcttggtggtggAAGCTCTTCGggttcctgttggttccagacttggtgcatcgataccgtttgctgtgcggtagcagagagaacagtctatgatttggaTGGCTGgagtagggccttcctctgacatcgcctgttatagaggtcctggatggctgggagcTTGACCCAAGCGATGTACCTCGCCATATGCATtaacctctgtagtgccttgcggtcggataccaagcagttgccataccaagcggtgatgctgccagtcaagatgctctcaatggtgcagctgtagaactttctaagggcccatgcaaaatcttttcaacctcctgagagggaagaggcattgtcaggcactcttcacgactgtgttggtatgtgtgtggACGATGATaaatccttagtgatgtggacactgaggagcttgaagctctcaacccgctccactacagcaccgttgatgtgaatgggggcttgttctgccctccatttcctgtagtccacgatcagctcttttgtcttgctgacgttgaatgagaggttgttgtcctggcaacacactgccaggtctctgaactgctccctataggctgtttcatcgtcgtcagtgatcaggtctaccactgttgtgtcattggcaaacttaatgacagtgttggagttgtgcatgGCCATACAGTcttgggtgaatagggagtacaggatgggggtggctcgtcaggaagtcaaggatccagttgcagagggaggtgttcagtcccagagtCTTTAACTTATTAaggagcttggagggcactattgtgttgaacgctgagctgtagtcaatgaacacaattttcacataagtgttcctcttgtccacgtgggaaagggcaatgtggagtgcaataaatattgcgtcatctgtggatctgttggggcagggtgtctgggatgatggtgttgatgtgagccatgaccagcctttcaaagcatttcatggctacagatgtgagtactACTAGGCAATAGTAATTTAGGGAGGTTCCCTTGGcgttcttggacacagggactatggtggtccgCTTGAAACTTAGGTATTACGGACtgtgtcagggagaggttgaaaatgtcagtgaagacacttgccagctggtcagtgcatgctctgagtacccTTCCTGGTAATCCACCTTGCCCTGTGGCCtggtgaatgttgacctgtttaacggtcttactcacatcggctaaggACAGCATGATCACAatgtcatccggaacagctggtgctctcatgaatGGTTCAGTGtggcttgcctcgaagcgagcatagaagacatttagcttgtctggtaggatTCCGTCACTGGGCAGGTCCCGACTGGGTTTCcttttgtaatccatgatagtttgcaagccctgccacatccaatgagcatcagagccggtgtagtaggattcgatcttagtcctgtattgacactttgcctgtttgatggttcatcggagagCATAGCAAGATTTCTTATCAgtgtctggattagtgtcccactcttTGATagaggcagctctagcctttagctcaacaCGGATGTTGCCTGTAGTCCATGGCCTCTGGTTGGGATATATACATAAGGTCAATGTGGGGATAACGTCGTCGATGcatttattaatgaagccggtgactgatgtgatAAACTCCTCAATAAATCCCTGAACAGTCCTGTGGCTTAGTATGCGCTTCATCgaaccacttccatattgagtgcatcactggtacttccagattgagtttttgcttgtaaacaggaataaGGAGGGTAGAGTTATggccagatttgccaaatggagggtgacgGAAAGCTTTG
Encoded proteins:
- the LOC118389196 gene encoding MAU2 chromatid cohesion factor homolog isoform X4, which codes for MASNVEAPESWYLALLGFAEHFRTSSPPKIRLCVHCLQAVFQFKPPQRVEARTHLQLGSVLYHHTKNSELARSHLEKAWLISQQIPQFEDVKFEAASLLSELYCQQNLVDSAKPLLRKAIQISQQTPYWHCRLLFQLAQLHTLEKDLVSACDLLGVGAEYARVVGSEYTRALFLLSKGMLLLMERKLGEVHPLLTLCGTIVENWQGNPIQKESLRVFFLVLQVTHYLDAGQVKSVKPCLKQLQQCIQTISTLHDDEILPSNPADLFHWLPKEHMCVLVYLVTVMHSMQAGYLEKAQKYTDKALMQLEKLKMLDSSPILSTFQVILLEHIIMCRLVTGHKATALQEISQVCQLCQQSPRLFTNHAAQLHTLLGLYCISVNCMDNAEAQFTAALRLTTHQELWAFIVTNLASVYIREGNRHQELYSLLERINPDHNFPVSSHCLRAAAFYIRGLLSFFQGRYNEAKRFLRETLKMSNAEDLNRLTACSLVLLGHIFYVLGNHRESNNMVVPAMQLASKIPDMSVQLWSSALLKDLNKALGNTIDAHEAAQMHQNFSQQLLQDHIAACSLPEHNLISWTDGPPPGQFQAQNGPTTSLASLL